The proteins below are encoded in one region of Mangifera indica cultivar Alphonso chromosome 7, CATAS_Mindica_2.1, whole genome shotgun sequence:
- the LOC123220140 gene encoding trafficking protein particle complex subunit 6B → MGREVSESCIDSLLTEMVSTYCTRFYANKPELAARRIEAIGYQVGHQLSERYTMERPRFSDHLEAIKFICKDFWSELFKKQIDNLKTNHRGTFVLQDNRFRWLSRISLDSSLEYTESQDPSASAENKAAQSTSMHLYFPCGIIRGALSNLGIPCAVSADISNLPACSFVVRIKA, encoded by the exons ATGGGAAGGGAAGTTTCAGAGAGCTGCATCGATAGTCTGCTAACTGAAATGGTATCAACCTATTGCACTCGGTTCTACGCTAATAAGCCTGAGCTCGCCGCCCGTCGGATCGAAGCCATTGGTTATCAGGTCGGCCATCAGCTCTCCGAACG GTATACAATGGAGAGACCACGTTTTAGTGATCATCTGGAGGCAATAAAGTTCATCTGCAAGGATTTTTGGTCCGAGCTCTTCAAGAAGCAGATAGACAACTTGAAGACAAATCATAGA GGCACATTTGTATTGCAAGATAATCGCTTTCGGTGGCTTTCACGTATTTCACTTGATTCGTCCCTGGAATATACAGAATCTCAAGATCCTTCTGCCTCAGCTGAAAATAAGGCAGCACAATCAACCAGCATGCATCTCTATTTTCCTTGTGGAATTATAAGAGGAGCTCTTTCAAACTTGGGAATCCCTTGTGCAGTTTCGGCTGACATATCCAACCTTCCTGCAT GTTCTTTTGTGGTCCGTATAAAGGCGTGA
- the LOC123220486 gene encoding transmembrane protein 45B-like yields the protein MGSLAGHVAPGIAFVVLGLWHLLNHIKLHSLNSTSFTSSPWFPCAKIRYIELYLIMLATSISMAIELVIGPQKHHPFDTDGTIPSNHLRNFEHATISLTFFTYAAFAVILDRMSCKTQFALTQFIGAIAFAQELLLFRLHSTDHMGVEGHYHLLLQFVILVCLTTALLGIRLPKSFLIAFVRSASIFSQGLWFILTGYMLWTPEFIPKGCFIHNDDGHRVVQCHTEEALQRAKSLVNLAFSWFLVGVTVFSVSLYVVLDRIIGENKAEYATLKREDEHSDDIESQEDTKFGAFKSFYWYKKWWFCNN from the coding sequence ATGGGTTCTTTAGCGGGTCATGTCGCACCAGGCATAGCCTTCGTGGTACTTGGCTTGTGGCATCTTCTGAATCACATCAAGCTCCATTCTCTCAACTCTACTTCCTTCACTTCATCTCCGTGGTTTCCTTGTgcaaaaataagatatattgaGCTTTACTTGATTATGCTAGCAACCTCCATTTCCATGGCGATTGAACTTGTCATAGGTCCTCAAAAACACCACCCTTTTGACACCGATGGCACCATTCCTTCAAACCATCTTCGCAACTTTGAACACGCAACAATCTCTCTCACTTTCTTCACTTATGCAGCTTTCGCTGTTATTCTCGATAGAATGAGCTGCAAAACTCAGTTTGCCCTAACACAGTTCATCGGCGCCATCGCCTTCGCCCAGGAACTTCTTCTTTTTCGTCTTCACTCAACTGATCACATGGGGGTCGAAGGCCATTACCACTTGCTTCTACAATTTGTCATTCTTGTTTGTTTAACCACAGCCCTACTGGGCATCAGACTCCCCAAAAGCTTCTTAATCGCCTTTGTTAGGTCTGCAAGTATTTTTTCTCAAGGGCTTTGGTTTATTTTAACAGGGTACATGCTTTGGACCCCTGAATTTATACCGAAAGGCTGCTTCATACACAACGACGATGGTCACCGAGTGGTTCAATGTCATACAGAGGAGGCTTTACAGAGAGCTAAGTCACTTGTAAACCTTGCTTTCAGTTGGTTTTTGGTTGGTGTCACTGTATTTTCAGTGTCTTTGTATGTGGTTTTAGATAGAATTATTGGAGAAAATAAAGCTGAGTATGCAACATTGAAAAGAGAAGATGAACATTCCGATGATATTGAGTCACAGGAGGACACAAAGTTTGGTGCTTTTAAGAGTTTTTATTGGTATAAAAAATGGTGGTTCTGCAACAACTGA
- the LOC123220973 gene encoding superoxide dismutase [Cu-Zn]-like has translation MVKAVAVLSCSEVVKGTIHFAQEKDGPTTVTGTLSGLKPGLHGFHVHALGDTTNGCMSTGPHFNPAGKEHGAPEDDNRHAGDLGNVNVGDDGTVSFTIVDKQIPLTGPDSIVGRAIVVHEDPDDLGKGGHELSKTTGNAGGRLACGVIGLQA, from the exons ATGGTGAAAGCGGTCGCTGTACTTAGCTGTAGCGAGGTTGTCAAGGGAACAATCCATTTTGCCCAGGAAAAAGATG GCCCAACTACTGTAACTGGAACTCTTTCTGGTCTTAAGCCTGGGCTTCATGGATTCCATGTTCATGCCCTTGGTGATACCACAAATGGTTGCATGTCAACTG GACCCCATTTTAATCCTGCTGGCAAAGAACATGGTGCCCCAGAGGATGATAATCGTCATGCTGGTGATCTAGGAAACGTTAATGTTGGTGATGATG GCACAGTTAGCTTCACGATTGTCGACAAGCAG ATTCCTCTTACTGGGCCAGATTCAATTGTTGGAAGGGCTATTGTCGTGCATGAAGATCCTGATGATCTTGGCAAGg GTGGGCATGAACTGAGCAAAACCACTGGAAATGCAGGTGGCAGACTAGCTTGCG GTGTAATTGGTCTCCAAGCATGA
- the LOC123220972 gene encoding protein CANDIDATE G-PROTEIN COUPLED RECEPTOR 2-like isoform X4 → MIAYYGCLWLVSLLNLAWCCFQQAWECTPGKEVPWNILSLFTKSGMLFLEVSLLAFLFQGNYASGSEALTRTYVVSGLILGLDILLKAIYLFGFGFPLFIDSYDHPHHLKWGLWVVHRLVLTAVYGLILFMYQSKWRERLPARSAFYKYITIMFTLNALSLFACGLLGNGASFGFWLYGATIVCYLAFYLPLIYVTFLADFFQVLLLFMA, encoded by the exons ATGATTGCTTATTATGGCTGTCTTTGGCTTGTTAGCTTGCTCAATCTTGCTTGGTGTTGCTTTCAG CAGGCATGGGAGTGCACTCCTGGGAAGGAAGTTCCTTGGAATATCTTATCTTTGTTTACAAAATCTGGAATGTTGTTCTTGGAAGTAAGCTTGCTGGCCTTTTTATTCCAAGGAAATTATGCCAGTGGGTCAGAAGCCTTAACACGGACTTATGTTGTCTCAGGTCTCATTTTAGGGTTGGATATACTTCTAAAG GCAATTTATCTTTTTGGATTCGGGTTCCCTCTGTTCATTGACAGCTATGATCATCCGCACCATTTGAAATGGGGTTTGTGGGTTGTCCATCGGCTAGTGCTTACTGCAGTTTATGGCCTCATATTGTTCATGTACCAATCTAAATGGAGAGAGAGATTACCCG CAAGATCCGCATTCTACAAGTATATAACTATCATGTTTACCTTGAATGCATTGTCACTGTTTGCTTGCGGGCTTCTTGGCAATGGAGCTAGCTTTGGATTCTG GTTGTATGGTGCCACAATTGTTTGTTATCTTGCCTTCTATCTTCCTCTTATCTATGTGACATTCTTGGCAGACTTTTTCCAG GTGCTTTTACTCTTTATGGCATAA
- the LOC123220972 gene encoding protein CANDIDATE G-PROTEIN COUPLED RECEPTOR 2-like isoform X3, which translates to MIAYYGCLWLVSLLNLAWCCFQQAWECTPGKEVPWNILSLFTKSGMLFLEVSLLAFLFQGNYASGSEALTRTYVVSGLILGLDILLKAIYLFGFGFPLFIDSYDHPHHLKWGLWVVHRLVLTAVYGLILFMYQSKWRERLPARSAFYKYITIMFTLNALSLFACGLLGNGASFGFWLYGATIVCYLAFYLPLIYVTFLADFFQEEDLHLENVYYSEMKDAGFFYADWE; encoded by the exons ATGATTGCTTATTATGGCTGTCTTTGGCTTGTTAGCTTGCTCAATCTTGCTTGGTGTTGCTTTCAG CAGGCATGGGAGTGCACTCCTGGGAAGGAAGTTCCTTGGAATATCTTATCTTTGTTTACAAAATCTGGAATGTTGTTCTTGGAAGTAAGCTTGCTGGCCTTTTTATTCCAAGGAAATTATGCCAGTGGGTCAGAAGCCTTAACACGGACTTATGTTGTCTCAGGTCTCATTTTAGGGTTGGATATACTTCTAAAG GCAATTTATCTTTTTGGATTCGGGTTCCCTCTGTTCATTGACAGCTATGATCATCCGCACCATTTGAAATGGGGTTTGTGGGTTGTCCATCGGCTAGTGCTTACTGCAGTTTATGGCCTCATATTGTTCATGTACCAATCTAAATGGAGAGAGAGATTACCCG CAAGATCCGCATTCTACAAGTATATAACTATCATGTTTACCTTGAATGCATTGTCACTGTTTGCTTGCGGGCTTCTTGGCAATGGAGCTAGCTTTGGATTCTG GTTGTATGGTGCCACAATTGTTTGTTATCTTGCCTTCTATCTTCCTCTTATCTATGTGACATTCTTGGCAGACTTTTTCCAG GAGGAAGATTTGCACTTGGAGAATGTATATTACTCAGAGATGAAAGATGCTGGGTTTTTTTATGCTGACTGGGAATGA
- the LOC123220972 gene encoding protein CANDIDATE G-PROTEIN COUPLED RECEPTOR 2-like isoform X5, which produces MIAYYGCLWLVSLLNLAWCCFQQAWECTPGKEVPWNILSLFTKSGMLFLEAIYLFGFGFPLFIDSYDHPHHLKWGLWVVHRLVLTAVYGLILFMYQSKWRERLPARSAFYKYITIMFTLNALSLFACGLLGNGASFGFWLYGATIVCYLAFYLPLIYVTFLADFFQYDHHRCFYSLWHKRKICTWRMYITQR; this is translated from the exons ATGATTGCTTATTATGGCTGTCTTTGGCTTGTTAGCTTGCTCAATCTTGCTTGGTGTTGCTTTCAG CAGGCATGGGAGTGCACTCCTGGGAAGGAAGTTCCTTGGAATATCTTATCTTTGTTTACAAAATCTGGAATGTTGTTCTTGGAA GCAATTTATCTTTTTGGATTCGGGTTCCCTCTGTTCATTGACAGCTATGATCATCCGCACCATTTGAAATGGGGTTTGTGGGTTGTCCATCGGCTAGTGCTTACTGCAGTTTATGGCCTCATATTGTTCATGTACCAATCTAAATGGAGAGAGAGATTACCCG CAAGATCCGCATTCTACAAGTATATAACTATCATGTTTACCTTGAATGCATTGTCACTGTTTGCTTGCGGGCTTCTTGGCAATGGAGCTAGCTTTGGATTCTG GTTGTATGGTGCCACAATTGTTTGTTATCTTGCCTTCTATCTTCCTCTTATCTATGTGACATTCTTGGCAGACTTTTTCCAG TATGATCATCACAGGTGCTTTTACTCTTTATGGCATAAGAGGAAGATTTGCACTTGGAGAATGTATATTACTCAGAGATGA
- the LOC123220972 gene encoding protein CANDIDATE G-PROTEIN COUPLED RECEPTOR 2-like isoform X9, translating to MIAYYGCLWLVSLLNLAWCCFQAIYLFGFGFPLFIDSYDHPHHLKWGLWVVHRLVLTAVYGLILFMYQSKWRERLPARSAFYKYITIMFTLNALSLFACGLLGNGASFGFWLYGATIVCYLAFYLPLIYVTFLADFFQYDHHRCFYSLWHKRKICTWRMYITQR from the exons ATGATTGCTTATTATGGCTGTCTTTGGCTTGTTAGCTTGCTCAATCTTGCTTGGTGTTGCTTTCAG GCAATTTATCTTTTTGGATTCGGGTTCCCTCTGTTCATTGACAGCTATGATCATCCGCACCATTTGAAATGGGGTTTGTGGGTTGTCCATCGGCTAGTGCTTACTGCAGTTTATGGCCTCATATTGTTCATGTACCAATCTAAATGGAGAGAGAGATTACCCG CAAGATCCGCATTCTACAAGTATATAACTATCATGTTTACCTTGAATGCATTGTCACTGTTTGCTTGCGGGCTTCTTGGCAATGGAGCTAGCTTTGGATTCTG GTTGTATGGTGCCACAATTGTTTGTTATCTTGCCTTCTATCTTCCTCTTATCTATGTGACATTCTTGGCAGACTTTTTCCAG TATGATCATCACAGGTGCTTTTACTCTTTATGGCATAAGAGGAAGATTTGCACTTGGAGAATGTATATTACTCAGAGATGA
- the LOC123220972 gene encoding protein CANDIDATE G-PROTEIN COUPLED RECEPTOR 2-like isoform X2 yields the protein MIAYYGCLWLVSLLNLAWCCFQAWECTPGKEVPWNILSLFTKSGMLFLEVSLLAFLFQGNYASGSEALTRTYVVSGLILGLDILLKAIYLFGFGFPLFIDSYDHPHHLKWGLWVVHRLVLTAVYGLILFMYQSKWRERLPARSAFYKYITIMFTLNALSLFACGLLGNGASFGFWLYGATIVCYLAFYLPLIYVTFLADFFQYDHHRCFYSLWHKRKICTWRMYITQR from the exons ATGATTGCTTATTATGGCTGTCTTTGGCTTGTTAGCTTGCTCAATCTTGCTTGGTGTTGCTTTCAG GCATGGGAGTGCACTCCTGGGAAGGAAGTTCCTTGGAATATCTTATCTTTGTTTACAAAATCTGGAATGTTGTTCTTGGAAGTAAGCTTGCTGGCCTTTTTATTCCAAGGAAATTATGCCAGTGGGTCAGAAGCCTTAACACGGACTTATGTTGTCTCAGGTCTCATTTTAGGGTTGGATATACTTCTAAAG GCAATTTATCTTTTTGGATTCGGGTTCCCTCTGTTCATTGACAGCTATGATCATCCGCACCATTTGAAATGGGGTTTGTGGGTTGTCCATCGGCTAGTGCTTACTGCAGTTTATGGCCTCATATTGTTCATGTACCAATCTAAATGGAGAGAGAGATTACCCG CAAGATCCGCATTCTACAAGTATATAACTATCATGTTTACCTTGAATGCATTGTCACTGTTTGCTTGCGGGCTTCTTGGCAATGGAGCTAGCTTTGGATTCTG GTTGTATGGTGCCACAATTGTTTGTTATCTTGCCTTCTATCTTCCTCTTATCTATGTGACATTCTTGGCAGACTTTTTCCAG TATGATCATCACAGGTGCTTTTACTCTTTATGGCATAAGAGGAAGATTTGCACTTGGAGAATGTATATTACTCAGAGATGA
- the LOC123220972 gene encoding protein CANDIDATE G-PROTEIN COUPLED RECEPTOR 2-like isoform X6, with protein MIAYYGCLWLVSLLNLAWCCFQAWECTPGKEVPWNILSLFTKSGMLFLEAIYLFGFGFPLFIDSYDHPHHLKWGLWVVHRLVLTAVYGLILFMYQSKWRERLPARSAFYKYITIMFTLNALSLFACGLLGNGASFGFWLYGATIVCYLAFYLPLIYVTFLADFFQYDHHRCFYSLWHKRKICTWRMYITQR; from the exons ATGATTGCTTATTATGGCTGTCTTTGGCTTGTTAGCTTGCTCAATCTTGCTTGGTGTTGCTTTCAG GCATGGGAGTGCACTCCTGGGAAGGAAGTTCCTTGGAATATCTTATCTTTGTTTACAAAATCTGGAATGTTGTTCTTGGAA GCAATTTATCTTTTTGGATTCGGGTTCCCTCTGTTCATTGACAGCTATGATCATCCGCACCATTTGAAATGGGGTTTGTGGGTTGTCCATCGGCTAGTGCTTACTGCAGTTTATGGCCTCATATTGTTCATGTACCAATCTAAATGGAGAGAGAGATTACCCG CAAGATCCGCATTCTACAAGTATATAACTATCATGTTTACCTTGAATGCATTGTCACTGTTTGCTTGCGGGCTTCTTGGCAATGGAGCTAGCTTTGGATTCTG GTTGTATGGTGCCACAATTGTTTGTTATCTTGCCTTCTATCTTCCTCTTATCTATGTGACATTCTTGGCAGACTTTTTCCAG TATGATCATCACAGGTGCTTTTACTCTTTATGGCATAAGAGGAAGATTTGCACTTGGAGAATGTATATTACTCAGAGATGA
- the LOC123220972 gene encoding protein CANDIDATE G-PROTEIN COUPLED RECEPTOR 2-like isoform X1 translates to MIAYYGCLWLVSLLNLAWCCFQQAWECTPGKEVPWNILSLFTKSGMLFLEVSLLAFLFQGNYASGSEALTRTYVVSGLILGLDILLKAIYLFGFGFPLFIDSYDHPHHLKWGLWVVHRLVLTAVYGLILFMYQSKWRERLPARSAFYKYITIMFTLNALSLFACGLLGNGASFGFWLYGATIVCYLAFYLPLIYVTFLADFFQYDHHRCFYSLWHKRKICTWRMYITQR, encoded by the exons ATGATTGCTTATTATGGCTGTCTTTGGCTTGTTAGCTTGCTCAATCTTGCTTGGTGTTGCTTTCAG CAGGCATGGGAGTGCACTCCTGGGAAGGAAGTTCCTTGGAATATCTTATCTTTGTTTACAAAATCTGGAATGTTGTTCTTGGAAGTAAGCTTGCTGGCCTTTTTATTCCAAGGAAATTATGCCAGTGGGTCAGAAGCCTTAACACGGACTTATGTTGTCTCAGGTCTCATTTTAGGGTTGGATATACTTCTAAAG GCAATTTATCTTTTTGGATTCGGGTTCCCTCTGTTCATTGACAGCTATGATCATCCGCACCATTTGAAATGGGGTTTGTGGGTTGTCCATCGGCTAGTGCTTACTGCAGTTTATGGCCTCATATTGTTCATGTACCAATCTAAATGGAGAGAGAGATTACCCG CAAGATCCGCATTCTACAAGTATATAACTATCATGTTTACCTTGAATGCATTGTCACTGTTTGCTTGCGGGCTTCTTGGCAATGGAGCTAGCTTTGGATTCTG GTTGTATGGTGCCACAATTGTTTGTTATCTTGCCTTCTATCTTCCTCTTATCTATGTGACATTCTTGGCAGACTTTTTCCAG TATGATCATCACAGGTGCTTTTACTCTTTATGGCATAAGAGGAAGATTTGCACTTGGAGAATGTATATTACTCAGAGATGA
- the LOC123220972 gene encoding protein CANDIDATE G-PROTEIN COUPLED RECEPTOR 2-like isoform X8, translating into MGVHSWEGSSLEYLIFVYKIWNVVLGSLILGLDILLKAIYLFGFGFPLFIDSYDHPHHLKWGLWVVHRLVLTAVYGLILFMYQSKWRERLPARSAFYKYITIMFTLNALSLFACGLLGNGASFGFWLYGATIVCYLAFYLPLIYVTFLADFFQYDHHRCFYSLWHKRKICTWRMYITQR; encoded by the exons ATGGGAGTGCACTCCTGGGAAGGAAGTTCCTTGGAATATCTTATCTTTGTTTACAAAATCTGGAATGTTGTTCTTGGAA GTCTCATTTTAGGGTTGGATATACTTCTAAAG GCAATTTATCTTTTTGGATTCGGGTTCCCTCTGTTCATTGACAGCTATGATCATCCGCACCATTTGAAATGGGGTTTGTGGGTTGTCCATCGGCTAGTGCTTACTGCAGTTTATGGCCTCATATTGTTCATGTACCAATCTAAATGGAGAGAGAGATTACCCG CAAGATCCGCATTCTACAAGTATATAACTATCATGTTTACCTTGAATGCATTGTCACTGTTTGCTTGCGGGCTTCTTGGCAATGGAGCTAGCTTTGGATTCTG GTTGTATGGTGCCACAATTGTTTGTTATCTTGCCTTCTATCTTCCTCTTATCTATGTGACATTCTTGGCAGACTTTTTCCAG TATGATCATCACAGGTGCTTTTACTCTTTATGGCATAAGAGGAAGATTTGCACTTGGAGAATGTATATTACTCAGAGATGA
- the LOC123220972 gene encoding protein CANDIDATE G-PROTEIN COUPLED RECEPTOR 2-like isoform X7, whose amino-acid sequence MLFLEVSLLAFLFQGNYASGSEALTRTYVVSGLILGLDILLKAIYLFGFGFPLFIDSYDHPHHLKWGLWVVHRLVLTAVYGLILFMYQSKWRERLPARSAFYKYITIMFTLNALSLFACGLLGNGASFGFWLYGATIVCYLAFYLPLIYVTFLADFFQYDHHRCFYSLWHKRKICTWRMYITQR is encoded by the exons ATGTTGTTCTTGGAAGTAAGCTTGCTGGCCTTTTTATTCCAAGGAAATTATGCCAGTGGGTCAGAAGCCTTAACACGGACTTATGTTGTCTCAGGTCTCATTTTAGGGTTGGATATACTTCTAAAG GCAATTTATCTTTTTGGATTCGGGTTCCCTCTGTTCATTGACAGCTATGATCATCCGCACCATTTGAAATGGGGTTTGTGGGTTGTCCATCGGCTAGTGCTTACTGCAGTTTATGGCCTCATATTGTTCATGTACCAATCTAAATGGAGAGAGAGATTACCCG CAAGATCCGCATTCTACAAGTATATAACTATCATGTTTACCTTGAATGCATTGTCACTGTTTGCTTGCGGGCTTCTTGGCAATGGAGCTAGCTTTGGATTCTG GTTGTATGGTGCCACAATTGTTTGTTATCTTGCCTTCTATCTTCCTCTTATCTATGTGACATTCTTGGCAGACTTTTTCCAG TATGATCATCACAGGTGCTTTTACTCTTTATGGCATAAGAGGAAGATTTGCACTTGGAGAATGTATATTACTCAGAGATGA
- the LOC123220972 gene encoding protein CANDIDATE G-PROTEIN COUPLED RECEPTOR 2-like isoform X10: MLSQAIYLFGFGFPLFIDSYDHPHHLKWGLWVVHRLVLTAVYGLILFMYQSKWRERLPARSAFYKYITIMFTLNALSLFACGLLGNGASFGFWLYGATIVCYLAFYLPLIYVTFLADFFQYDHHRCFYSLWHKRKICTWRMYITQR, encoded by the exons ATGTTGTCTCAG GCAATTTATCTTTTTGGATTCGGGTTCCCTCTGTTCATTGACAGCTATGATCATCCGCACCATTTGAAATGGGGTTTGTGGGTTGTCCATCGGCTAGTGCTTACTGCAGTTTATGGCCTCATATTGTTCATGTACCAATCTAAATGGAGAGAGAGATTACCCG CAAGATCCGCATTCTACAAGTATATAACTATCATGTTTACCTTGAATGCATTGTCACTGTTTGCTTGCGGGCTTCTTGGCAATGGAGCTAGCTTTGGATTCTG GTTGTATGGTGCCACAATTGTTTGTTATCTTGCCTTCTATCTTCCTCTTATCTATGTGACATTCTTGGCAGACTTTTTCCAG TATGATCATCACAGGTGCTTTTACTCTTTATGGCATAAGAGGAAGATTTGCACTTGGAGAATGTATATTACTCAGAGATGA
- the LOC123220326 gene encoding vesicle-associated protein 2-2-like — translation MSKQLLEIQPKELTFIFVLKKQSSCAVRLTNSTHNYVAFKVKTTSPKKYCVRPNVGIVMPKSTCDFAVTMQAQGVAPPNMVCKDKFLIQSTVVPVGTTDEDITASMFTKDDGRYIQENKLKVTLISPPNSPVLSPINGSLKQGPDYEASIPKDPVSRVQILTSSDMAAEKMEGSKMVNGEDMKPVKVEELKPRKSSIDGEVLKPANDAELKPRKDTYSEGAELKPRKYVVKVEEVKPEKDVQFKPLKDVVDNGESKKVRDAELKPRNKLPVVEELNPENDTELNVTKELNDGEELQLRKDAELKLMREVESKAKKTAEELKLFTDIEDMKYKLNELESKLNEAEVTISKLTEERRLSFQERKMLQAELEALRSKTVVKKVQVGFPLLFVCMVAFISFALGYRLIS, via the exons ATGAGTAAACAACTTCTGGAAATTCAACCCAAGGAACTCACATTCATAT TTGTGTTGAAGAAGCAAAGCTCATGCGCAGTTAGGCTTACCAATAGCACCCACAATTATGTTGCTTTCAAG GTGAAAACTACTTCCCCTAAGAAATACTGTGTACGACCAAATGTAGGCATTGTTATGCCAAAATCTACTTGTGATTTTGCTG TCACAATGCAAGCCCAAGGGGTAGCTCCGCCTAATATGGTGTGCAAAGACAAGTTCTTAATCCAAAGCACAGTTGTGCCTGTTGGGACAACTGATGAGGACATTACAGCTAGCATG TTTACCAAAGATGATGGTAGGTACATTCAAGAGAATAAGCTGAAGGTGACCCTAATCAGCCCACCTAATTCACCAGTGTTGTCACCAATTAATGGGTCACTAAAGCAGGGTCCAGATTATGAAGCTTCTATACCGAAAGATCCAGTATCAAGAGTTCAAATCCTTACCTCATCAGACATG GCTGCTGAGAAAATGGAGGGATCCAAGATGGTAAATGGCGAGGATATGAAGCCTGTGAAGGTTGAAGAATTAAAGCCAAGGAAAAGCTCTATTGATGGTGAGGTGTTAAAGCCAGCAAATGATGCAGAATTGAAGCCTAGGAAGGATACTTACAGTGAGGGTGCAGAATTGAAGCCAAGGAAGTATGTTGTTAAAGTGGAGGAAGTAAAGCCGGAAAAAGATGTACAGTTTAAGCCTCTGAAGGATGTTGTTGACAATGGGGAATCAAAGAAAGTAAGGGATGCTGAGTTGAAGCCAAGGAACAAACTTCCTGTTGTTGAGGAGTTAAATCCAGAAAATGATACAGAGTTGAATGTAACAAAGGAGCTGAATGATGGTGAGGAATTACAGTTAAGAAAGGATGCAGAGTTGAAGCTGATGAGAGAAGTTGAATCTAAAGCGAAAAAGACTGCAGAGGAGCTGAAGTTATTTACAGACATCGAGGACATGAAGTACAAACTAAATGAACTTGAATCAAAGCTAAATGAG GCTGAGGTTACTATTTCAAAGCTCACAGAAGAGAGGAGATTAAGCTttcaagagagaaaaatgttgcAAGCAGAATTA GAAGCATTAAGGAGTAAAACAGTGGTGAAGAAAGTTCAGGTGGGATTTCCTCTTCTGTTTGTGTGCATGGTGGCATTCATCAGTTTCGCGCTCGGATACCGACTAATCTCTTGA